A part of Tistrella bauzanensis genomic DNA contains:
- a CDS encoding AraC family transcriptional regulator, which yields MQTPTCRDGPPDGSAPQSPRLADAPHPADAPRAAGVETGRLRAGVTLRIGQGGAGIERLEAGFNGPAFAPHRHDTYAIGITTRGVQSFRYRGARRLCLPGETHILHPDELHDGAAATDDGFGYRIVYIDPALVQQALGGRALPFVADPVVPAAGRDPALGQWLADLDVPIDEAARVDLAVTIAGLLDRHAGGPPRRPVPLALARMMAVREMIAADPAIRHPVAAFERVAGLDRWTIARQFRQAFGTSPSRFRTLRQIDIARRLITGGLPLAEAALEAGFADQSHMSRLFKGSVGLTPARWAAAQARPRPMGASSG from the coding sequence ATGCAGACCCCGACATGCCGAGACGGCCCGCCAGATGGTTCAGCGCCCCAGTCGCCGCGTCTCGCCGATGCGCCGCATCCCGCCGATGCGCCGCGCGCGGCCGGCGTCGAGACCGGGCGCCTGCGCGCGGGCGTGACCTTGCGGATCGGCCAGGGCGGCGCCGGCATCGAACGGCTGGAGGCGGGGTTCAACGGCCCGGCCTTCGCGCCCCATCGTCACGATACCTATGCGATCGGCATCACCACCCGGGGCGTGCAGTCGTTCCGCTATCGCGGTGCGCGGCGTCTGTGCCTGCCGGGCGAGACCCATATCCTGCACCCGGATGAACTGCATGATGGCGCCGCCGCCACCGATGACGGGTTCGGCTATCGGATCGTCTATATCGATCCGGCGCTGGTGCAGCAGGCGCTGGGCGGGCGGGCATTGCCGTTCGTGGCCGATCCGGTGGTTCCGGCCGCCGGCCGCGACCCGGCCCTCGGTCAATGGCTCGCCGATCTTGATGTGCCGATCGACGAGGCGGCGCGCGTGGATCTGGCGGTGACGATCGCCGGCCTGCTGGACAGGCATGCCGGCGGGCCGCCACGCCGGCCGGTGCCGCTGGCACTGGCCCGGATGATGGCGGTGCGCGAGATGATCGCCGCCGATCCCGCCATCCGCCACCCGGTGGCGGCCTTCGAGCGTGTGGCAGGGCTGGATCGCTGGACGATCGCGCGCCAGTTCCGCCAGGCCTTCGGCACCAGCCCGAGCCGGTTCCGAACGCTGCGTCAGATCGATATCGCCCGGCGGCTGATCACCGGCGGCCTGCCGCTGGCCGAGGCGGCGCTTGAGGCGGGTTTCGCCGATCAGAGCCACATGTCGCGGCTGTTCAAGGGCTCCGTCGGCCTGACGCCTGCACGCTGGGCGGCGGCGCAGGCCCGACCCCGGCCCATGGGGGCGTCATCCGGCTGA
- a CDS encoding LysE family translocator: MQHLPFDMAGLDLAGFALAGFAVTFSPGPTTIAMTAVASAFGLRRIWAFLTGSAVGTIAVMLAVAAGLASLLTGHPTLATGFAVLSSAYILYLALRIAAAPPPHAASAGATPPGIASGLILATTNPKAWLAIGALFGGATPPSTAPIADMVARAAIMVVLITVSHVTWALAGASFARLLRQPLVSRIVNLILAALLVASMVMML; this comes from the coding sequence ATGCAGCATCTGCCCTTCGATATGGCGGGCCTCGATCTGGCGGGGTTCGCGCTTGCCGGCTTCGCCGTCACCTTCAGCCCCGGCCCCACCACCATCGCGATGACCGCGGTCGCCAGCGCCTTCGGCCTCCGGCGGATATGGGCCTTCCTGACCGGCAGCGCCGTGGGCACCATCGCGGTGATGCTGGCGGTGGCGGCGGGTCTCGCCTCGCTGCTGACCGGCCATCCGACGCTGGCGACCGGCTTCGCCGTGCTGTCGTCGGCCTATATCCTCTATCTCGCGCTCCGCATCGCCGCAGCACCACCGCCGCATGCCGCCAGCGCCGGAGCCACGCCACCGGGCATCGCCAGCGGCCTGATCCTCGCCACCACCAATCCCAAGGCATGGCTGGCGATCGGCGCCCTGTTCGGCGGCGCCACCCCGCCATCCACCGCCCCTATAGCCGACATGGTCGCCCGCGCCGCCATCATGGTGGTGTTGATCACGGTCAGCCACGTCACCTGGGCACTCGCCGGCGCCAGCTTCGCCCGCCTGCTCCGCCAGCCGCTGGTGTCGCGGATCGTGAACCTGATCCTGGCCGCCCTGCTGGTGGCGTCGATGGTGATGATGCTGTGA
- a CDS encoding AAA family ATPase: protein MAGPDATSRRPVLIVLAGVNGAGKSSLAGHLLTQAGLTWFNPDALARRLMDEGYSPVEANGLAWTEGKRLLDEALTAGRDHAFETTLGGATLPATILDAARTHDVFMLFCGLDSPERHIQRVRSRVAHGGHDIPEGKIRERWETSRRNLIRLMPCLWDLQVFDNSAEAAPGDDIPNPVLVLHVTDGQVVVPDPAEGIPSCMPEWAADIVRAALEA, encoded by the coding sequence ATGGCCGGGCCGGATGCCACGTCACGCCGCCCTGTCTTGATTGTGCTGGCGGGCGTTAACGGCGCCGGCAAGAGTTCTCTCGCGGGCCATCTGTTGACCCAGGCCGGGTTGACATGGTTCAATCCTGACGCCTTAGCGCGTCGTCTGATGGATGAGGGATACAGTCCAGTGGAGGCGAATGGGCTCGCCTGGACTGAAGGCAAGCGGCTGCTTGATGAGGCCCTGACGGCGGGGCGCGATCACGCTTTCGAAACAACGCTTGGCGGAGCGACGCTTCCCGCGACGATATTGGATGCGGCACGGACGCATGATGTCTTTATGCTGTTCTGCGGACTGGATTCGCCGGAACGCCATATTCAGCGCGTGAGATCGCGGGTCGCCCATGGCGGCCACGACATTCCTGAAGGCAAGATAAGGGAGCGGTGGGAAACATCGCGCCGGAACCTGATCCGGCTCATGCCATGCCTCTGGGATCTGCAGGTATTCGACAACAGTGCGGAAGCTGCGCCAGGTGACGATATTCCCAACCCGGTTCTGGTGCTGCACGTGACGGATGGTCAGGTCGTTGTCCCTGATCCTGCTGAGGGAATACCATCATGCATGCCCGAATGGGCTGCGGACATCGTTCGGGCCGCTCTTGAAGCTTGA